From Streptomyces sp. CMB-StM0423, a single genomic window includes:
- a CDS encoding GntR family transcriptional regulator, whose protein sequence is MGDAKPVYQRIADDLRERIDGGELSVGAQIPSRSQLKRAYAASDQTVDRAVRVLKAAGYAQGQFGRGVFVADRRPVGSLLRSTGAVDSPFAARLVPEGVALTWEAVSTPAPAPREAARRLGIPAGDRVMCTQYEYLADRKPVQLAVSWEPLALTEGTDVVFPERGPYARRGVRGRFAAIGIRVVRATELVGSRSATTAEAEALGCAPGQCVTTVERTHYDERGRAVETSEAVVRADRWRLEYDIAFTG, encoded by the coding sequence ATGGGCGATGCCAAGCCGGTGTACCAGCGCATCGCCGACGATCTGCGCGAGCGGATCGACGGCGGCGAGCTGTCCGTGGGGGCGCAGATCCCATCGCGCTCCCAGCTCAAGCGCGCGTACGCGGCGAGCGACCAGACCGTCGACCGGGCCGTGCGGGTGCTGAAGGCCGCCGGCTACGCCCAGGGGCAGTTCGGCCGCGGCGTGTTCGTCGCCGACCGCAGGCCCGTGGGCAGCCTGCTGCGCAGCACGGGCGCGGTCGACTCCCCCTTCGCCGCCCGGCTGGTGCCCGAAGGGGTGGCGCTGACCTGGGAGGCGGTCTCCACGCCCGCGCCCGCGCCGCGGGAGGCCGCGCGCCGGCTCGGGATCCCGGCCGGCGACCGGGTGATGTGCACGCAGTACGAGTACCTGGCCGACCGCAAGCCGGTGCAGTTGGCCGTGAGCTGGGAGCCGCTGGCGCTCACCGAGGGCACCGACGTGGTCTTCCCCGAGCGCGGCCCGTACGCCAGGCGGGGCGTCCGCGGCCGGTTCGCGGCCATCGGGATCCGGGTGGTACGGGCCACGGAGCTGGTCGGCTCGCGGTCGGCGACGACGGCGGAGGCGGAGGCCCTGGGCTGCGCGCCCGGGCAGTGCGTGACGACGGTGGAGCGCACGCACTACGACGAGCGCGGCCGGGCGGTGGAGACCTCCGAGGCGGTGGTGCGGGCCGACCGCTGGCGGCTGGAGTACGACATCGCCTTCACCGGCTGA
- a CDS encoding DUF6278 family protein codes for MNISFLDNWRRRHGSGREQRTSHPDTSVDQEGVTELLSECELLRVQAESAGVELDDTPRSLEELDQLLPRWRDDPEITPWLGSDAGLYLGTVIVRTIAGAQWVIDAQDGAPVVRLSSGREMDVLEIGAEWAATGAPELSQMYAEVAEG; via the coding sequence ATGAACATCTCCTTCCTCGACAACTGGCGTAGACGGCACGGTTCCGGGCGTGAGCAGCGGACGTCGCACCCGGACACGTCGGTCGACCAGGAGGGCGTCACCGAGCTGCTGAGCGAATGCGAACTGCTGCGCGTCCAGGCGGAGTCGGCGGGCGTCGAGCTGGACGACACCCCGCGCTCGCTGGAGGAGCTGGACCAACTGCTGCCGCGCTGGCGGGACGACCCGGAGATCACGCCCTGGCTGGGCAGCGACGCGGGTCTCTACCTGGGCACGGTGATCGTACGGACGATCGCGGGCGCGCAGTGGGTGATCGACGCGCAGGACGGCGCGCCGGTGGTGCGGCTGTCCTCGGGGCGGGAGATGGACGTGCTGGAGATCGGCGCGGAGTGGGCGGCGACCGGGGCGCCGGAGCTGTCCCAGATGTACGCGGAGGTCGCGGAGGGCTGA
- a CDS encoding SGNH/GDSL hydrolase family protein, with amino-acid sequence MRIRLVTTATLLTLAATAVPVAAQAAERPSGPQPLAELFDNTAVSDDADPGAADFDGAGSSLSARDLAAAGWTPGRKLDIDAAGLRLPRYGRGAPDNVVADGQSVALRGTGNAVSLLVAGSTTGGPGTGVSGTGTVRYADGSSSPYTLTAPDWRAGPLTTKALALPGLNTPGGPRAEATRLYAVTVPVTRGKRIASVTLPDDPGPESDLHVFAASVRAEATGWTGSWAASTSGYTAVGPWQDRTLRLVVHAGAGGDRTRVRLANTFAASPVRFGQATVAVQGEGAATAGRPVPLTFGGKTGTTVAAGAEAVSDPARFTVPPGSNLLVSIHLPETVSAAPVHALAMQTSYISGDGSGNRAADTGAGAFTGTIGTWPFLTGIDVSGGPGSVVTLGDSITDGHSSGTGTNQRWPDVLAGRLRAQDDVPRYGVLNQGISANRIVTDRYKGDGVSSDVGGVSAQHRLERDVLAQTSARTVVVFEGINDVRAGTSADQVIAGLRSISERAQARGLRVVAATIAPCEGYGDCSPAVDARRTAVNEYIRANAAGPDAEFDAMLDFDAVLRDPERPQRLLPAYDSGDHLHPGPAGLKAAADSIDLGLLVPRS; translated from the coding sequence TTGCGGATTCGCCTCGTCACCACCGCCACCCTGCTCACACTCGCCGCCACCGCCGTGCCGGTGGCCGCCCAGGCCGCCGAACGGCCCAGCGGCCCGCAGCCGTTGGCGGAGCTGTTCGACAACACCGCCGTCAGCGACGACGCCGACCCCGGCGCCGCGGACTTCGACGGCGCGGGCAGCTCCCTGTCCGCCCGGGACCTGGCCGCCGCCGGCTGGACACCCGGGCGCAAGCTGGACATCGACGCCGCCGGGCTGCGGCTGCCGCGCTACGGCCGCGGCGCACCCGACAACGTCGTCGCCGACGGCCAGTCGGTCGCGCTGCGCGGCACGGGCAACGCCGTGTCCCTGCTCGTCGCCGGCTCCACCACGGGCGGCCCGGGCACCGGGGTCTCCGGCACCGGCACCGTGCGGTACGCGGACGGCAGCTCCAGCCCGTACACCCTGACCGCGCCGGACTGGCGCGCCGGGCCGCTGACCACCAAGGCGCTGGCCCTGCCGGGGCTCAACACCCCCGGGGGGCCGCGGGCCGAGGCGACCCGGCTGTACGCGGTGACCGTGCCGGTCACCCGCGGCAAGCGGATCGCCTCGGTCACCCTGCCCGACGACCCGGGCCCCGAGTCCGACCTGCACGTCTTCGCCGCCTCCGTACGGGCGGAGGCCACCGGCTGGACCGGGAGCTGGGCCGCCAGCACCTCCGGCTACACCGCCGTGGGCCCGTGGCAGGACCGGACGCTGCGGCTCGTGGTGCACGCCGGCGCGGGCGGCGACCGCACCCGCGTGCGGCTGGCCAACACCTTCGCCGCGTCCCCGGTGCGGTTCGGGCAGGCGACCGTCGCCGTGCAGGGCGAGGGCGCCGCGACCGCGGGCCGGCCGGTGCCGCTGACGTTCGGCGGCAAGACCGGCACCACGGTCGCCGCCGGCGCCGAGGCGGTCAGCGACCCGGCCCGCTTCACCGTGCCGCCCGGGTCGAACCTGCTCGTGAGCATCCACCTGCCGGAGACCGTCAGCGCCGCCCCGGTGCACGCGCTGGCCATGCAGACCTCGTACATCAGCGGCGACGGCAGCGGCAACCGCGCGGCCGACACCGGCGCCGGTGCCTTCACCGGCACCATCGGCACCTGGCCGTTCCTCACCGGCATCGACGTCAGCGGCGGCCCCGGCTCCGTCGTCACGCTCGGCGACTCCATCACCGACGGGCACAGCTCCGGCACCGGCACCAACCAGCGCTGGCCCGACGTGCTCGCCGGCCGGCTGCGCGCGCAGGACGACGTGCCCCGCTACGGCGTCCTCAACCAGGGCATCTCCGCCAACCGCATCGTCACCGACCGGTACAAGGGCGACGGCGTGAGCAGCGACGTCGGCGGCGTCAGCGCCCAGCACCGGCTGGAGCGCGACGTGCTGGCCCAGACCTCGGCCCGTACCGTCGTGGTCTTCGAGGGCATCAACGACGTCCGCGCGGGCACCAGCGCGGACCAGGTGATCGCCGGGCTGCGCAGCATCTCCGAGCGGGCGCAGGCGCGCGGGCTGCGGGTGGTGGCCGCGACCATCGCGCCGTGCGAGGGCTACGGCGACTGCAGCCCCGCGGTCGACGCGCGGCGCACCGCGGTCAACGAGTACATCCGCGCCAACGCCGCCGGGCCGGACGCCGAGTTCGACGCGATGCTCGACTTCGACGCCGTGCTGCGCGACCCGGAGCGGCCGCAGCGGCTGCTGCCGGCGTACGACAGCGGCGACCACCTCCACCCCGGGCCCGCGGGGCTGAAGGCGGCGGCGGACTCGATCGACCTGGGGCTGCTCGTGCCGCGCTCGTAG
- a CDS encoding exodeoxyribonuclease III codes for MRIATWNVNGINPRLPRILQWLEETAPDVVCFQELKCTEEAFPGAALAGLGYEAAIRADGRWNGVAVVSKAGLADVTLDLPDQPQYEDATEPRALGATCGPVRVWSLYVPNGRDVGHAHYAYKLRWLEALRAMAVQEAPGERPYALLGDYNVAPKDEDVWDISLFGGHTHVSEAERTALDELQKSAGLSETYPRALKYDIPFTFWDYRQLGFQKNKGMRIDHVYGNAAFTAAVTDSYVDREARRPGKDKNPSDHAPVVVDLDL; via the coding sequence GTGCGCATCGCTACGTGGAACGTCAACGGCATCAATCCCCGGCTGCCCCGCATCCTGCAGTGGCTTGAGGAGACCGCGCCCGACGTGGTGTGTTTCCAGGAGCTGAAGTGCACGGAGGAGGCGTTCCCCGGCGCCGCCCTGGCCGGCCTGGGGTACGAGGCGGCGATCCGCGCCGACGGCCGGTGGAACGGGGTGGCGGTCGTCTCCAAGGCCGGCCTGGCCGACGTCACCCTGGACCTGCCGGACCAGCCGCAGTACGAGGATGCGACCGAGCCGCGCGCCCTGGGCGCGACGTGCGGTCCGGTGCGCGTCTGGTCGCTGTACGTGCCGAACGGCCGCGATGTCGGGCACGCCCACTACGCGTACAAGCTCCGCTGGCTGGAGGCCCTGCGCGCGATGGCCGTGCAAGAGGCCCCGGGCGAGCGGCCGTACGCCCTCCTCGGGGACTACAACGTGGCGCCGAAGGACGAGGACGTCTGGGACATCTCGCTCTTCGGCGGGCACACGCACGTCAGCGAGGCGGAGCGCACGGCCCTCGACGAGCTGCAGAAGTCCGCGGGCCTCAGCGAGACCTACCCGCGCGCGCTGAAGTACGACATCCCCTTCACCTTCTGGGACTACCGCCAGCTCGGCTTCCAGAAGAACAAGGGCATGCGCATCGACCACGTCTACGGCAACGCGGCGTTCACCGCCGCCGTCACCGACTCGTACGTCGACCGGGAGGCGCGGCGGCCGGGCAAGGACAAGAACCCGTCCGACCACGCCCCCGTCGTCGTCGACCTCGACCTCTAG
- a CDS encoding MBL fold metallo-hydrolase, with product MELTKKGHSCVRLAKDGAVLVIDPGGYSEPDAAVGADALLVTHEHPDHFDEGRLRAALDANPAAQLWTLRSVAEQVSAAFPGRVHTVGEGDVVTAAGFEVEVHGQLHAVIHPDIPRVTNVGYVLDGAVFHPGDALTVPDREVETLLLPVMAPWNKVAEVIDYVRAVAPRRAVDVHDALLSDLAPQLYGRMLGPDGPGVGGAEHIRLERSATLTV from the coding sequence ATGGAATTGACGAAGAAGGGGCACTCCTGTGTCCGGCTGGCCAAGGACGGCGCGGTGCTCGTCATCGACCCCGGCGGGTACAGCGAGCCGGACGCGGCGGTCGGCGCGGACGCCCTCCTCGTCACGCACGAGCACCCCGACCACTTCGACGAGGGCCGGCTGCGCGCCGCGCTCGACGCCAACCCGGCGGCGCAGTTGTGGACGCTGCGCAGCGTGGCGGAGCAGGTCTCCGCGGCGTTCCCCGGGCGGGTGCACACCGTCGGCGAGGGTGACGTGGTCACCGCCGCCGGCTTCGAGGTCGAGGTGCACGGCCAACTGCACGCCGTGATCCACCCGGACATCCCGCGGGTCACCAACGTCGGTTACGTCCTGGACGGCGCCGTCTTCCACCCGGGCGACGCGCTGACCGTGCCGGACCGGGAGGTCGAGACGCTGCTGCTGCCGGTGATGGCGCCGTGGAACAAGGTCGCCGAGGTCATCGACTACGTCCGCGCCGTCGCCCCCCGCCGCGCCGTCGACGTCCACGACGCACTCCTCTCCGACCTCGCACCCCAGCTCTACGGCCGCATGCTGGGTCCGGACGGCCCCGGCGTGGGCGGCGCGGAGCACATCCGGCTCGAACGCAGCGCGACCCTCACGGTGTAG
- a CDS encoding ROK family glucokinase codes for MTAAERTPHGSTARATVLRSVSHRERRSHLTAPRVPTVGIDIGGTKVAAGVVDADGHILERATTETPDKSKSPKVVEDVIVELVLDLSERHDVHAVGIGAAGWIDADRSRVLFAPHLSWRNEPLRDALSERLRVPVMVDNDANAAAWAEWRFGAGRGEDYLVMITLGTGIGGAILEDGQVKRGKYGVAGEFGHMQVVPGGHRCPCGNRGCWEQYSSGNALVREARELAAAESPVAYGIIDRVKGNVGDITGPLITELAREGDAMCIELLQDIGQWLGVGIANLAAALDPGCFVIGGGVSAADDLLIKPAQDAFGRSLTGRGYRPEARIVRARLGNDAGLVGAADLARLVARRFRRTNRRRVERYERFAQVVGK; via the coding sequence GTGACGGCCGCCGAGAGGACACCGCACGGCAGCACCGCCCGCGCCACCGTGCTGCGCAGCGTGAGCCACCGCGAGCGGCGCTCGCACCTGACCGCGCCCCGGGTGCCCACCGTGGGCATCGACATCGGCGGCACCAAGGTCGCCGCCGGCGTCGTCGACGCCGACGGGCACATCCTGGAGCGCGCGACCACCGAGACACCCGACAAGTCCAAGAGCCCCAAGGTCGTCGAGGACGTGATCGTCGAGCTGGTCCTCGACCTCTCCGAGCGCCACGACGTGCACGCCGTCGGCATCGGCGCGGCCGGCTGGATCGACGCCGACCGCAGCCGGGTGCTCTTCGCCCCGCACCTGTCCTGGCGGAACGAGCCGCTGCGCGACGCGCTCTCCGAGCGGCTGCGGGTCCCCGTGATGGTCGACAACGACGCCAACGCCGCCGCCTGGGCGGAGTGGCGCTTCGGCGCCGGCCGCGGCGAGGACTACCTCGTCATGATCACCCTGGGCACCGGCATCGGCGGCGCCATCCTGGAGGACGGCCAGGTCAAGCGCGGCAAGTACGGGGTGGCGGGCGAGTTCGGCCATATGCAGGTGGTGCCCGGCGGGCACCGCTGCCCGTGCGGCAACCGCGGCTGCTGGGAGCAGTACAGCTCCGGCAACGCGCTGGTCCGCGAGGCCCGCGAGCTGGCGGCGGCCGAGTCCCCGGTCGCGTACGGGATCATCGACCGCGTCAAGGGCAACGTCGGCGACATCACGGGCCCGCTCATCACCGAGCTGGCCCGCGAGGGCGACGCGATGTGCATAGAGCTGCTCCAGGACATCGGCCAGTGGCTCGGCGTCGGCATCGCCAACCTCGCCGCCGCCCTCGACCCCGGCTGCTTCGTCATCGGCGGCGGCGTCAGCGCCGCCGACGACCTGCTCATCAAGCCCGCCCAGGACGCGTTCGGCCGCAGCCTCACCGGCCGCGGCTACCGGCCCGAGGCCCGGATAGTACGCGCCCGCCTCGGCAACGACGCCGGGCTGGTCGGTGCCGCCGACCTGGCCCGTCTGGTGGCCCGCAGGTTCCGCCGCACCAACCGGCGGCGGGTCGAGCGCTACGAGCGGTTCGCACAGGTGGTCGGCAAGTGA
- a CDS encoding ATP-binding cassette domain-containing protein, whose amino-acid sequence MTKATDDTAGGGPAAGDAAAGDAAAGGEAAGSAVARPLVELADVSKYYGNIRALEGVTLQVHPGEITCVLGDNGAGKSTLIKIISGLHRHDAGSFRIDGRDSRLSNPREALDRGIATVYQDLAVVPLMPVWRNFFLGSEPTLGRGPLRRLDVRKMRATTHAELLRMGIDLRDVDQPIGTLSGGERQSVAIARAIYFGAKVLVLDEPTAALGVKQSGVVLKYVAAARDHGLGVVLITHNPHHAYLVGDRFILLKRGAMAGSHARAGITLDELTRQMAGGSELEQLSHELQRERP is encoded by the coding sequence ATGACCAAGGCCACGGACGACACGGCCGGGGGCGGCCCGGCCGCGGGCGACGCCGCCGCGGGCGACGCCGCCGCGGGCGGGGAGGCCGCCGGGTCCGCCGTGGCCCGGCCGCTGGTGGAGCTGGCGGACGTCAGCAAGTACTACGGCAACATCCGCGCGCTCGAAGGGGTCACCCTCCAGGTGCACCCCGGCGAGATCACCTGCGTGCTCGGCGACAACGGCGCGGGCAAGTCCACCCTCATCAAGATCATCTCCGGGCTGCACCGGCACGACGCCGGCAGCTTCCGCATCGACGGCCGGGACTCCCGGCTTTCGAACCCGCGCGAGGCGCTGGACCGGGGGATCGCCACCGTCTACCAGGACCTCGCGGTGGTGCCGCTGATGCCCGTGTGGCGCAATTTCTTCCTCGGCTCCGAGCCGACGCTGGGCCGCGGCCCGCTGCGCCGGCTCGACGTGCGGAAGATGCGCGCCACCACCCACGCCGAGCTGCTGCGCATGGGCATCGACCTGCGGGACGTGGACCAGCCCATCGGCACCCTGTCCGGCGGCGAGCGGCAGTCGGTGGCGATCGCCCGGGCGATCTACTTCGGCGCCAAGGTGCTGGTCCTGGACGAGCCCACGGCGGCGCTGGGCGTCAAGCAGTCCGGCGTGGTGCTGAAGTACGTCGCCGCCGCCCGCGACCACGGCCTGGGCGTCGTGCTGATCACCCACAACCCGCACCACGCCTACCTCGTCGGCGACCGGTTCATCCTGCTCAAGCGCGGGGCCATGGCAGGCAGCCACGCCCGCGCCGGCATCACCCTGGACGAGCTGACCCGGCAGATGGCGGGCGGCAGCGAGCTGGAGCAGCTCAGCCACGAGCTGCAGCGGGAAAGACCCTAG
- a CDS encoding ABC transporter permease — MTATLPADPAPKAADERLLDASPLHRLLGRPELGSVIGAVAVFLFFAVLADSFLSSLDTVLYAASTIGIMAVPVALLMIGGEFDLSAGVLVTSAALTSTMVAYEMTANVWVGVFVSLLVTLAIGFFNGYMLVRTGLPSFIITLGTYLMLWGANIGITKRIQGTVSTKSISDMQGFESARVLFASSIDVGSFKVRVTILWWIGLVALATWILLRTRWGNWIFAVGGGKDAARAVGVPVQRTKIGLYLGVAVAAWISGQHLLFSFSGVVQSAEGRGLELHYIAAAVIGGCLLTGGYGSAIGAAIGALIFGMAKQGIVYAQWDSDWFWFFLGAMLLLATILNSWVRKRAEAAR; from the coding sequence ATGACCGCCACCCTCCCGGCGGACCCGGCGCCGAAGGCGGCGGACGAACGCCTGCTGGACGCCTCCCCGCTGCACCGGCTCCTCGGCCGGCCCGAGCTGGGCTCGGTGATCGGCGCCGTCGCGGTCTTCCTCTTCTTCGCCGTGCTCGCGGACAGCTTCCTGTCCAGCCTGGACACCGTGCTGTACGCCGCCTCCACCATCGGCATCATGGCGGTGCCGGTGGCGCTGCTGATGATCGGCGGCGAGTTCGACCTGTCGGCGGGGGTGCTGGTCACCTCCGCGGCGCTGACGTCGACGATGGTCGCGTACGAGATGACCGCCAACGTCTGGGTGGGCGTCTTCGTCTCCCTGCTGGTCACCCTCGCCATCGGCTTCTTCAACGGCTACATGCTCGTCCGCACCGGGCTGCCCAGCTTCATCATCACGCTGGGCACGTACCTGATGCTGTGGGGCGCCAACATCGGCATCACCAAGAGGATCCAGGGCACGGTCTCGACGAAGTCCATCTCGGACATGCAGGGCTTCGAGTCGGCGCGGGTGCTCTTCGCCTCGTCGATCGACGTCGGCTCGTTCAAGGTGCGGGTGACGATCCTGTGGTGGATCGGGCTGGTCGCGCTGGCCACCTGGATCCTGCTGCGCACCCGCTGGGGCAACTGGATCTTCGCGGTCGGCGGCGGCAAGGACGCGGCCCGCGCGGTCGGCGTCCCCGTGCAGCGCACCAAGATCGGGCTCTACCTCGGGGTCGCGGTGGCGGCCTGGATCTCCGGGCAGCACCTGCTGTTCTCGTTCTCCGGCGTGGTGCAGTCCGCGGAGGGCCGCGGTCTTGAGCTGCACTACATCGCCGCGGCCGTGATCGGCGGCTGCCTGCTGACCGGCGGCTACGGCTCGGCGATCGGCGCCGCGATCGGGGCGCTGATCTTCGGCATGGCCAAGCAGGGCATCGTCTACGCGCAGTGGGACTCGGACTGGTTCTGGTTCTTCCTCGGCGCGATGCTGCTGCTGGCCACGATCCTCAACTCCTGGGTACGCAAGCGCGCGGAGGCGGCCAGATGA
- a CDS encoding sugar ABC transporter substrate-binding protein has translation MARSTRVFAAVATATLLAVAAAGCSDSGGKDAEENDGGGGGGGGVNTPRMEIAMVTHSAPGDTFWDIVQSGSKQAAAKDNVEFLYANSEKDDEQARLVQTFVDKKVDGIVVTLAKPEAMKSAVQAAVDAGIPVVTINSGAEFSKEYGALSHIGQEESVAGEAVGEELNERGRKNAVCVIHEQGNVGLEQRCAGVKKTFSGSVENLTVDGASKPAVLSGIQAKLEADGGIDSVVTLNADVAASAVEAKDASGSKAEVATFDLNAAVAASLESKQLSFAVDQQPYLQGYLAVDELWLYETNGNVIGGGQTVLTGPAIVTEEDAPDLKKFTERGTR, from the coding sequence ATGGCCCGTAGCACGCGCGTGTTCGCGGCGGTGGCGACGGCCACCCTGCTGGCGGTCGCCGCGGCGGGCTGCAGCGACTCCGGCGGCAAGGACGCCGAGGAGAACGACGGCGGCGGGGGCGGCGGCGGGGGCGTGAACACGCCCCGCATGGAGATAGCCATGGTGACCCACTCCGCGCCCGGCGACACCTTCTGGGACATCGTCCAGAGCGGCTCCAAGCAGGCCGCCGCCAAGGACAACGTCGAGTTCCTCTACGCCAACAGCGAGAAGGACGACGAGCAGGCGCGGCTGGTCCAGACGTTCGTCGACAAGAAGGTCGACGGCATCGTCGTCACGCTCGCCAAGCCGGAGGCGATGAAGAGCGCGGTGCAGGCCGCCGTGGACGCCGGCATCCCGGTGGTGACGATCAACTCCGGCGCGGAGTTCTCCAAGGAGTACGGGGCCCTGAGCCACATCGGCCAGGAGGAGTCGGTCGCCGGCGAGGCGGTCGGCGAGGAGCTGAACGAGCGCGGCCGCAAGAACGCCGTCTGCGTCATCCACGAGCAGGGCAACGTCGGCCTGGAGCAGCGCTGCGCCGGCGTGAAGAAGACCTTCTCGGGCTCGGTGGAGAACCTGACCGTGGACGGCGCGAGCAAGCCCGCGGTGCTCTCGGGGATCCAGGCCAAGCTGGAGGCCGACGGCGGCATCGACTCGGTCGTCACCCTCAACGCGGACGTCGCCGCCTCCGCCGTCGAGGCGAAGGACGCCTCCGGCAGCAAGGCGGAGGTCGCGACCTTCGACCTGAACGCGGCCGTGGCGGCGTCGCTGGAGAGCAAGCAGCTCAGCTTCGCCGTGGACCAGCAGCCCTATCTGCAGGGCTACCTCGCGGTCGACGAGCTGTGGCTGTACGAGACGAACGGCAACGTGATCGGCGGCGGCCAGACCGTGCTGACCGGTCCCGCCATCGTCACCGAGGAGGACGCACCGGACCTGAAGAAGTTCACGGAGCGCGGCACCCGATGA
- a CDS encoding GntR family transcriptional regulator: MTKRGTGPVPALRLGVDRSSPVPLYFQLSQQLEAAIEQGALTPGSLLGNEIELAARLGLSRPTVRQAIQSLVDKGLLVRKRGIGTQVVHSQVRRPLGLTSLYDDLEAAGQRPATRVLGVAEVKATADVAAALGIAEGTDVVRVDRLRLTHGEPVAMLCNHLPAELVGLRADELESTGLYRVLRAAGIALHSARQRVGARPATAAEAERLGEEEGAAVLTMERFTYDDTGRGVEFGSHLYRASRYSFEFQLLDRG, translated from the coding sequence GTGACGAAGCGCGGCACAGGCCCCGTCCCGGCCCTCCGGCTCGGTGTGGACCGCAGCAGCCCGGTCCCGCTGTACTTCCAGTTGTCCCAGCAACTGGAGGCGGCGATCGAGCAGGGGGCGCTGACCCCCGGCAGCCTGCTCGGGAACGAGATCGAGCTGGCGGCCCGGCTCGGCCTGTCCCGGCCCACCGTGCGGCAGGCCATCCAGTCGCTGGTCGACAAGGGGCTGCTCGTACGCAAGAGGGGCATCGGCACCCAGGTCGTGCACAGCCAGGTGCGCCGCCCGCTCGGCCTGACCAGCCTCTACGACGACCTGGAGGCCGCCGGGCAGCGCCCCGCCACCCGGGTGCTGGGGGTGGCCGAGGTCAAGGCGACCGCGGACGTCGCCGCGGCCCTCGGCATCGCCGAGGGCACCGACGTCGTCCGGGTGGACCGGCTGCGGCTGACCCACGGCGAGCCGGTCGCCATGCTCTGCAACCACCTGCCCGCCGAACTGGTCGGGCTGCGCGCGGACGAGCTGGAGTCGACGGGGCTCTACCGGGTGCTGCGCGCCGCCGGCATCGCGCTGCACAGCGCCCGCCAGCGGGTCGGCGCCCGGCCCGCGACGGCCGCGGAGGCGGAGCGGCTGGGCGAGGAGGAGGGCGCGGCGGTGCTGACGATGGAGCGGTTCACGTACGACGACACGGGGCGTGGGGTGGAGTTCGGCTCGCATCTCTACCGGGCCTCGCGCTACAGCTTCGAGTTCCAGTTGCTCGACCGGGGCTGA
- a CDS encoding Gfo/Idh/MocA family protein, whose amino-acid sequence MRIGLLGTGRIGAFHAAALRRHPDVTSLVVTDADPARAAEVAARTDAEAVATPADALAAGVDAVVIAAATAAHAELLGAAARAGLPVFCEKPIAVDLAGTRAALAEVEAAGIVLQMGFMRRFDAGYTAAREAVRGGHLGRLHTVRTATSDPAPPPAAYLPLSGGLYRDCVIHDVDALRWVTGREVTEVYAAGSDAGPAMFREAGDVDTAAALLTLDDGTLATATATRVNGAGYDVRMELAGEHDQIAVGLDERTPLTSVEPGAPAQTGKPWQGFLERFGPAYEAELAAFVRVARGELANPCDGAEALAALHVVEACERSRRERRPVRVAEIADAP is encoded by the coding sequence ATGCGCATCGGACTCCTCGGCACCGGCAGGATCGGCGCCTTCCACGCGGCCGCGCTGCGGCGGCACCCCGACGTCACCTCCCTCGTCGTGACCGACGCGGACCCGGCGCGGGCCGCCGAGGTCGCGGCCCGTACGGACGCCGAGGCGGTCGCCACGCCCGCCGACGCGCTGGCCGCGGGGGTGGACGCGGTGGTGATCGCCGCCGCCACCGCCGCGCACGCGGAGCTGCTGGGGGCGGCGGCACGGGCCGGTCTCCCGGTGTTCTGCGAGAAGCCGATCGCCGTCGACCTGGCGGGCACCCGGGCGGCGCTCGCGGAGGTCGAGGCGGCCGGGATCGTGCTGCAGATGGGCTTCATGCGCCGTTTCGACGCGGGGTACACCGCGGCCCGGGAGGCGGTGCGGGGCGGGCACCTGGGGCGGCTGCACACCGTACGGACCGCCACCTCCGACCCGGCGCCGCCGCCGGCCGCGTACCTGCCGCTGTCCGGCGGGCTGTACCGGGACTGCGTGATCCACGACGTCGACGCGCTGCGGTGGGTGACGGGCCGTGAGGTCACCGAGGTGTACGCGGCGGGCTCGGACGCGGGCCCGGCGATGTTCCGCGAGGCCGGCGACGTCGACACCGCGGCGGCGCTGCTCACCCTGGACGACGGCACGCTGGCCACCGCGACGGCGACCCGCGTCAACGGGGCGGGCTACGACGTGCGGATGGAACTGGCGGGCGAGCACGACCAGATCGCGGTGGGCCTGGACGAGCGGACGCCGCTCACCTCCGTCGAACCGGGCGCGCCCGCGCAGACAGGCAAGCCCTGGCAGGGCTTTCTGGAGCGCTTCGGCCCGGCGTACGAAGCGGAGTTGGCGGCGTTCGTCCGGGTGGCCCGCGGCGAGCTGGCCAACCCGTGCGACGGCGCGGAGGCGCTGGCGGCGCTGCACGTGGTGGAGGCATGCGAACGCTCCCGCCGCGAACGCCGCCCGGTCCGGGTCGCGGAGATCGCGGACGCGCCGTAG